Proteins from a genomic interval of Quercus lobata isolate SW786 chromosome 11, ValleyOak3.0 Primary Assembly, whole genome shotgun sequence:
- the LOC115968852 gene encoding probable 2-oxoglutarate-dependent dioxygenase At5g05600, whose translation MGEVDPAFIQEPEHRPRISYIEGKGVPLIDLSPILSSSNVSAIEFEGLVKDVGDACKEWGFFQVINHGVPLEKREKIDGASRKFFAQSLEEKRKVRRNEKKVTGYYDTEHTKNVRDWKEVFDFTIEEPTIVPASHEPDDTEVAEWNNQWPEYPPDLREICQEYGQEMVKLAYKLMELIALSLGLPADRFHGFFKDQTSFIRLNHYPPCPTPELALGVGRHKDGGALTILAQDDVGGLEVKRKTDGEWVRVKPTPDAYIINVGDIIQVWSNDRYESVEHRVMVNSEKERFSLPFFFNPAHYSMVKPLEELTNEQNPAKYRAYNWGKFITTRKRSNFQKLNVENLQIYHFRISE comes from the exons ATGGGAGAGGTCGATCCAGCTTTCATTCAAGAACCTGAACACAGGCCAAGAATCTCCTACATTGAAGGCAAAGGTGTCCCACTAATCGATCTTTCTCCAATACTCTCCTCCAGCAATGTTTCTGCCATTGAATTTGAAGGCCTTGTTAAAGATGTAGGCGATGCATGCAAGGAGTGGGGGTTCTTTCAGGTGATCAATCATGGGGTGCCTTTGGAGAAGCGAGAGAAGATTGATGGTGCCTCGAGGAAATTCTTTGCTCAGAGTTtggaggagaagaggaaggtGAGGAGGAATGAGAAGAAGGTGACTGGTTACTATGACACAGAGCATACCAAGAATGTTAGGGACTGGAAGGAAGTGTTTGATTTTACTATAGAGGAACCCACTATAGTCCCTGCCTCACATGAGCCTGATGACACTGAAGTCGCTGAATGGAATAATCAGTGGCCTGAGTACCCGCCTGATTTAAG GGAGATATGCCAAGAATATGGTCAAGAGATGGTAAAACTAGCTTACAAGTTAATGGAACTTATTGCTCTGTCCCTGGGCTTGCCAGCAGATAGGTTCCATGGCTTCTTCAAAGATCAGACCAGTTTCATCCGACTAAATCACTATCCACCTTGCCCAACCCCTGAGTTAGCACTTGGTGTTGGTCGGCACAAGGATGGTGGTGCCTTAACCATCCTTGCTCAAGATGATGTTGGAGGATTGGAAGTGAAGCGGAAAACAGATGGAGAGTGGGTTCGGGTCAAACCCACCCCAGATGCTTATATCATCAATGTTGGTGACATTATTCAG GTTTGGAGCAATGACAGGTATGAGAGTGTGGAGCACAGGGTGATGGTGAACTCAGAGAAGGAAAGGttctctcttccatttttcTTCAACCCGGCGCACTACAGCATGGTAAAGCCTTTAGAGGAGCTGACAAATGAGCAAAACCCTGCAAAATATAGGGCATACAATTGGGGCAAGTTTATAACCACCAGAAAGCGCAGTAATTTCCAAAAACTTAATGTTGAAAATCTCCAAATTTATCATTTCAGGATATCAGAATAA